A genome region from Manihot esculenta cultivar AM560-2 chromosome 5, M.esculenta_v8, whole genome shotgun sequence includes the following:
- the LOC110615269 gene encoding CBL-interacting serine/threonine-protein kinase 9 has translation MSVKVPSKQTSTRVGKYELGRTLGEGTFAKVKFAKNVETGDSVAIKILDREQVLRLKMVEQLKREISTMKLIKHPNVIKIYEVMASKRKIYIVLEFVDGGELFDKIATQGRLKEDEARRYFHQLINAVDYCHSRGVSHRDLKPENLLLDSLGVLKVSDFGLSAVLSNQIRGDGLLHTACGTPNYVAPEVLKDKGYDGTGSDVWSCGVILFVLMAGYLPFDEPSFMGLYGKICSADFTFPSWFSSGARKLIKRILDPNPVTRITIPEMLEDEWFKKGYKPPQFQQEDDVNLDDVDAAFDDSKEHLVTERKGKPVSMNAFELISKTQGFSLENLFAKQAGIVKRETRFASHSPAKEIMSKIEEAAKPLGFNVDKRNYKMKLKGDKNGRKGQLSVSTEVFEVAPSLHMVELRKVGGDTLEFHKFYKTFSSGLKDIVWKSEGTIEGLKS, from the exons ATGAGCGTGAAGGTGCCTTCAAAGCAGACCAGCACTCGCGTAGGTAAGTACGAACTTGGGAGGACCTTAGGTGAGGGCACTTTCGCTAAGGTCAAGTTTGCCAAGAATGTGGAAACCGGCGATAGTGTCGCCATTAAAATCCTTGATCGTGAGCAAGTCCTTCGTCTCAAGATGGTCGAGCAG TTGAAAAGAGAAATATCAACAATGAAGTTGATCAAACATCCAAATGTCATCAAAATCTACGAG GTTATGGCCAGCAAACGAAAGATCTACATTGTTCTTGAGTTTGTTGATGGAGGGGAGCTCTTTGACAAAATT GCCACTCAGGGGAGACTTAAAGAGGATGAAGCCAGGAGATATTTCCACCAGCTCATCAATGCTGTGGATTACTGTCACAGTAGAGGAGTATCCCATAGAGATTTGAAG CCTGAGAACCTTCTCCTTGATTCACTTGGTGTTCTTAAAGTTTCAGATTTTGGACTGAGTGCAGTATTGTCGAATCAAATACGG GGGGATGGGCTGCTTCATACTGCATGCGGAACCCCAAACTATGTTGCCCCTGAG GTTCTCAAAGACAAAGGTTATGATGGTACAGGCTCCGATGTTTGGTCTTGTGGGGTCATTTTATTTGTTCTTATGGCTGGATACCTTCCTTTTGACGAGCCAAGCTTTATGGGTCTGTATGGAAAG ATTTGCAGTGCTGACTTCACATTTCCATCATGGTTCTCTTCTGGTGCAAGGAAACTGATAAAGCGCATTCTTGATCCCAACCCTGTTACA CGGATAACCATACCAGAAATGTTAGAAGATGAATGGTTCAAAAAAGGATACAAGCCTCCTCAGTTTCAGCAGGAAGATGATGTAAATCTTGATGATGTTGATGCCGCTTTTGATGACTCAAAG GAGCATCTAGTAACAGAAAGGAAAGGGAAACCTGTCTCAATGAATGCTTTTGAGCTTATTTCTAAAACCCAGGGATTTAGCCTCGAAAATTTGTTTGCGAAGCAGGCG GGTATTGTGAAGCGAGAAACTCGTTTTGCTTCTCATAGCCCCGCGAAAGAAATTATGTCTAAAATTGAGGAAGCTGCTAAGCCTCTGGGTTTTAATGTTGATAAGCGAAACTACAAG ATGAAGTTGAAAGGTGATAAAAATGGGAGGAAGGGTCAGCTCTCTGTTTCCACTGAG GTGTTTGAGGTGGCACCATCATTGCACATGGTGGAGCTCCGGAAAGTTGGCGGTGATACACTGGAGTTTCACAAG TTTTATAAAACTTTCTCGTCAGGGTTAAAAGATATAGTCTGGAAATCTGAAGGAACCATAGAAGGACTGAa GTCCTAA
- the LOC110615271 gene encoding uncharacterized protein LOC110615271 — MSFLHHSSLSLSHHFKLQQHISGSSSRQGKIPRIGFWLMGRYKENEEYCETKDHEEPMKIVKACMPCLWSFMVSLSGGLILGYWEYEYHLTNSQLWMVPLGLILLVTPMIISAALLVSEICNSEDGNSKRSQPVSSLDDLEKYLK; from the exons ATGTCTTTTCTACACcacagctctctctctctctctcaccatTTTAAGCTCCAACAGCACATCTCTGGTTCTTCTTCAAGGCAG GGAAAAATACCAAGAATTGGGTTTTGGTTGATGGGAAGATACAAGGAAAATGAAGAATACTGTGAGACTAAGGATCATGAAGAACCAATGAAGATTGTGAAGGCGTGCATGCCTTGTTTGTGGTCATTTATGGTGAGCCTTTCAGGAGGGCTAATACTGGGTTACTGGGAGTACGAGTATCATCTTACAAATAGTCAGCTATGGATGGTGCCCTTAGGTCTGATTCTGCTTGTTACGCCGATGATCATTTCAGCGGCTCTTTTGGTCTCAGAAATCTGTAATTCGGAAGACGGCAACTCAAAAAGAAGTCAACCTGTCAGTTCTTTAGATGATTTAGAGAAATACTTGAAATAA